Proteins from one Chitinophaga oryzae genomic window:
- a CDS encoding MBL fold metallo-hydrolase: MKALTITGYSTALFSTWYFVEELGLLLDAGDGVSATLLQKSRKISHVFISHADRDHLTGLLQLNQLNARDGFPVICYPRDGGSYPALEAFSKRFDPHVSGTVWMPVAPGDEIRIKEDILVVPLRNEHVRAAPDVVRSLGYKVMQTRRKLRPELAGLTQEDIRRIGKEQGKEKTTMEVRRNILCYSGDTPVASPETWQDAEILIHEATFLGGDEVIEHPSYKNLHSRLEEVIEMVSATNVQQLVLGHFSSRYAPEQIDQSIRQLCERHALNIPVFRVLPGQTVRDILNNTPVNK; this comes from the coding sequence ATGAAAGCGTTAACGATTACCGGCTATTCCACGGCTTTGTTTTCCACCTGGTATTTTGTAGAAGAGCTGGGCCTCCTGCTGGACGCGGGAGACGGCGTAAGTGCCACTTTGTTGCAGAAAAGCAGAAAAATCAGCCATGTATTTATTTCCCATGCCGACAGGGACCATCTGACTGGTTTGTTACAACTCAACCAGCTGAATGCACGGGATGGTTTTCCGGTGATCTGTTACCCCAGGGACGGAGGTTCCTACCCGGCGCTGGAAGCTTTCAGCAAACGGTTTGACCCGCATGTATCAGGCACGGTATGGATGCCGGTAGCGCCCGGCGATGAAATCCGCATCAAGGAGGACATACTGGTGGTGCCGCTGCGGAACGAACATGTACGCGCCGCCCCTGATGTTGTGCGCAGCCTGGGGTATAAGGTGATGCAAACGAGGCGCAAGTTACGGCCCGAACTGGCGGGGCTAACGCAGGAGGATATACGAAGGATCGGCAAGGAGCAGGGTAAGGAAAAGACCACGATGGAAGTGCGCCGTAATATTCTCTGCTATTCCGGGGATACGCCGGTCGCCAGCCCGGAGACCTGGCAGGACGCAGAAATTTTGATTCACGAAGCTACTTTCCTGGGCGGGGACGAAGTCATCGAACATCCTTCCTATAAGAACCTGCACAGCCGGCTGGAGGAGGTGATAGAGATGGTAAGCGCCACTAATGTGCAGCAGCTGGTACTGGGGCATTTCTCTTCGCGGTATGCGCCGGAGCAGATAGATCAAAGCATCCGGCAGCTGTGTGAAAGGCATGCGTTGAATATCCCCGTGTTCCGGGTGCTGCCCGGACAAACCGTGAGGGACATACTGAATAACACTCCTGTAAACAAATAA
- a CDS encoding RNA polymerase sigma-70 factor, giving the protein MKELLHRIQFHDDQQAFKAFYQQQMFPLYRFALAFLKQHQPAEEAVNDVFVKLWQRRHTLHEIDNIRVYLYVAVKHTALNQLRAANPFEEADLDNVQVPLVRFCAGAEQRLLTHELQNAIAAAVRLLPPKCRMIFKLVKEDGLSYKEVAGILNISPKTVDAQLMIALRKLSASLQPFLHHTTV; this is encoded by the coding sequence ATGAAGGAGCTGCTACACCGCATACAATTTCACGATGATCAACAGGCATTTAAAGCTTTTTATCAGCAGCAGATGTTCCCGCTTTACCGGTTTGCCCTGGCATTCCTCAAGCAGCATCAGCCGGCGGAGGAAGCTGTCAATGACGTGTTCGTGAAGCTGTGGCAGCGGCGCCATACGCTGCATGAAATAGACAACATCAGGGTATATCTCTATGTGGCGGTGAAACATACGGCGTTAAACCAGCTGCGGGCGGCCAACCCTTTTGAGGAGGCCGACCTGGACAATGTGCAGGTGCCCCTGGTGCGTTTCTGCGCCGGCGCAGAGCAGCGCCTGCTCACCCACGAACTGCAGAACGCCATCGCAGCCGCCGTCCGGCTGCTGCCTCCCAAATGCCGGATGATCTTCAAACTGGTGAAGGAAGACGGGCTGTCTTATAAAGAAGTGGCCGGTATCCTGAATATTTCACCGAAAACAGTAGACGCGCAACTGATGATCGCGCTGAGAAAACTGTCGGCCTCGCTACAACCCTTCCTGCATCACACAACCGTCTGA